One Paramisgurnus dabryanus chromosome 10, PD_genome_1.1, whole genome shotgun sequence genomic region harbors:
- the LOC135718332 gene encoding E3 SUMO-protein ligase ZBED1, whose product MELVNKKNVTSPIWQFFGFKPDEKGEPKDITQAICKVCMNVVSVKESQTTNLFVHLRTHHPAEAAKLAPKEAAAVTVSKVPTQQSIVGAFAKSTKYKRNSERWARCTAAVSKYIAKEMVSYHTVEKESFKELLKTFDKQYELPGRKYFAKTAIPDLYNKTREIIAKDLKVVDFVALTTDMWSSINMTPYMAVTVHYISEDWKLHAKCLETTFIPENHTADVLSEALKEVLLDWGIEETKISCITTDNGANIVAAIRGLKWPWLNCFGHNLNVAVNYSLQKEKPKTDRAFGICRSINGAFSHSWQRRRELRKAQEQLNLPQTMLITDCATRWGSTYAMIIKILEQLPAIKRVFADDKSRRTLPNVTWQDIAILEAVKDGLKPVAEFTDILSAENYVTVSSLLPMLRLMTNILKEETTDVKMMAEIKKGILQKLDSKYDDSTLQLLRKATLLDPRYKVDHIDAEHLDVLKSQLEVEMVTFWKEKNKPPVRIRVEEEEEEEEKEVDEAAAEMQPAKRTKTLGRLLGKIKQSTSAIPADQRAKLEITSYLQEEVIDGDDKPLEWWKENGSRFPLLANMARKYLCITATSTPSERVFSAAGNIVTPHRNLLKPERE is encoded by the exons ATGGAGTTGGTTAACAAGAAAAACGTGACATCACCTATTTGGCAGTTTTTTGGATTTAAACCAGATGAGAAAGGAGAGCCCAAGGACATAACTCAAGCAATCTGCAAAGTTTGCATGAACGTTGTGTCTGTAAAAGAGTCTCAAACGACAAACTTGTTCGTACATTTGCGAACTCATCACCCCGCCGAGGCTGCTAAACTAGCACCAAAAGAAGCTGCTGCAGTTACGGTCAGCAAAGTTCCGACTCAGCAATCCATCGTCGGAGCTTTTGCAAAAAGCACCAAGTACAAGCGAAACAGTGAAAGGTGGGCCCGATGCACGGCAGCTGTTTCCAAGTACATCGCGAAGGAGATGGTTTCCTATCATACCGTTGAAAAGGAAAGTTTTAAAGAATTacttaagacatttgacaaacAGTACGAGTTGCCGGGCCGCAAGTACTTTGCGAAAACTGCTATCCCTGATCTCTACAATAAAACGAGGGAGATCATCGCAAAAGATTTGAAAGTGGTTGATTTTGTCGCTTTGACTACAGACATGTGGTCAAGCATAAATATGACCCCCTACATGGCTGTTACAGTCCATTATATTTCTGAGGACTGGAAACTGCATGCAAAATGCCTCGAAACAACATTCATACCAGAGAACCACACTGCAGACGTACTGTCCGAGGCGCTGAAAGAGGTTTTGCTCGATTGGGGCATAGAAGAAACTAAAATTTCCTGCATCACCACTGACAACGGGGCCAATATTGTTGCGGCCATACGAGGCCTCAAATGGCCATGGCTAAACTGTTTTGGCCATAACTTGAATGTGGCAGTGAATTATTCACTACAAAAGGAAAAACCAAAAACTGACCGTGCTTTTGGCATCTGTCGTTCAATTAATGGAGCATTCTCTCACAGCTGGCAGAGACGACGAGAGCTCCGCAAGGCGCAGGAACAGCTCAATCTACCTCAAACCATGCTGATAACG gATTGTGCAACTCGTTGGGGATCAACATATGCCATGATAATAAAAATCCTGGAACAACTCCCTGCAATCAAACGGGTTTTTGCTGATGACAAGAGTCGTCGCACGCTCCCAAACGTAACTTGGCAGGACATTGCGATACTAGAGGCTGTCAAAGATGGGTTGAAGCCTGTAGCAGAATTCACTGATATTTTATCAGCTGAGAATTATGTGACCGTCTCATCTCTGCTGCCGATGCTGCGTCTAATGACGAATATTCTGAAAGAGGAGACGACTGATGTAAAGATGATGGCAGAAATTAAAAAAGGAATCTTACAGAAACTTGATTCGAAATATGATGACAGCACACTTCAGTTGTTGCGCAAAGCCACCCTCCTTGACCCACGCTATAAGGTGGACCATATTGATGCCGAACACCTTGATGTGCTCAAAAGTCAGCTTGAGGTTGAGATGGTAACATTCtggaaagaaaaaaacaagCCACCTGTACGCATCAGAgtggaggaggaggaagaggaggaagaaaaagaagtAGATGAGGCAGCTGCTGAGATGCAGCCGGCTAAGCGGACCAAAACACTGGGACGTCTTCTGGGTAAAATAAAGCAGTCTACGTCCGCAATACCCGCAGACCAGCGAGCAAAATTGGAGATCACATCCTACTTGCAAGAGGAAGTAATTGATGGGGATGACAAGCCACTAGAATGGTGGAAAGAAAACGGAAGCCGCTTTCCTTTACTGGCAAACATGGCTAGAAAATACCTGTGCATTACCGCAACCAGCACTCCATCGGAACGCGTGTTCAGTGCAGCGGGCAACATAGTAACTCCCCACCGCAACCTTCTCAAACCTGAGAGA GAATAA